In Deltaproteobacteria bacterium, a single genomic region encodes these proteins:
- a CDS encoding cation:dicarboxylase symporter family transporter, translating into MSAAPPTSRPFWARSTFWIFMGLLLGIVAGGFAPQDQYPGAYDLFKFLSSAFIHLIKGLIVPLLFSTIVVGVAQTGDLKAVGRMGGKALLYFEIVTTLALFIGLGVVNWLRPGDGLPIDLSGHATVELAQQKSGWEIALHLFPSNLVEHAGKGDILPVVVFATLFGISLTRVGAEHRKVVLSFFEAVSQVMFKYTDLVMRLTPLGVFGAMAYNVSHMAAGREIDGVFVKGWPAVLHLVGKYAALVGSLYLALALLFVLVFLPIMVVTGIRVRGFLRAIREPAATAFSTASSEAALPRLLEDVVAFGVPRRVASFVIPTGYSFNLDGSTLYLVVASITIAQAAGIDMPLGTQIAMLLTFMLTSKGVAGVPRATLVIIAGTCASFGLPGEAGVAMLLAVDEIMDMARTMVNVIGNGLASVVIAKWERVFGLEQVDEHTRAELGVDPP; encoded by the coding sequence ATGTCTGCCGCACCGCCCACGTCGCGACCGTTCTGGGCCCGCAGCACCTTCTGGATCTTCATGGGTCTGCTGCTGGGGATCGTCGCGGGCGGCTTCGCGCCGCAGGACCAGTACCCAGGCGCCTACGACCTCTTCAAGTTCCTCTCGTCCGCATTCATCCACCTGATCAAGGGCCTGATCGTGCCGCTGTTGTTCTCGACCATCGTGGTCGGGGTCGCGCAGACCGGCGATCTGAAGGCCGTCGGCCGCATGGGCGGCAAGGCGCTGCTCTACTTCGAGATCGTCACCACGCTGGCGCTGTTCATCGGCCTCGGCGTCGTGAACTGGCTGCGACCCGGCGATGGGCTGCCGATCGATCTCAGCGGCCACGCGACCGTCGAGCTGGCGCAGCAGAAGTCCGGCTGGGAGATCGCGCTGCACCTGTTCCCGTCGAACCTGGTCGAGCACGCCGGCAAGGGCGACATCCTGCCGGTGGTGGTGTTCGCGACGCTGTTCGGCATCTCGCTCACGCGGGTCGGCGCGGAGCACCGCAAGGTCGTGCTGTCGTTCTTCGAGGCCGTCTCGCAGGTGATGTTCAAGTACACCGACCTCGTCATGCGCCTGACGCCGCTCGGGGTCTTCGGCGCGATGGCCTACAACGTCAGCCACATGGCAGCGGGCCGCGAGATCGACGGCGTGTTCGTGAAGGGCTGGCCAGCGGTGCTGCACCTGGTGGGCAAGTACGCGGCGTTGGTCGGCAGCCTCTACCTCGCGCTCGCGCTGTTGTTCGTGCTGGTGTTCCTGCCCATCATGGTGGTCACCGGCATCCGCGTGCGCGGCTTCCTGCGGGCCATTCGCGAGCCGGCGGCGACCGCATTCTCCACCGCATCGAGCGAGGCCGCGCTGCCGCGCCTGCTCGAGGACGTGGTCGCGTTCGGGGTGCCGCGTCGGGTCGCCAGCTTCGTGATCCCGACCGGCTACTCGTTCAACCTCGACGGCTCGACGCTGTACCTGGTGGTCGCGTCGATCACCATCGCGCAGGCCGCGGGCATCGACATGCCGCTGGGCACGCAGATCGCGATGCTGCTGACCTTCATGCTCACCTCCAAGGGCGTGGCCGGGGTCCCGCGGGCGACCCTGGTCATCATCGCAGGCACCTGCGCGAGCTTCGGTCTCCCCGGCGAGGCCGGGGTCGCGATGCTGCTGGCGGTCGACGAGATCATGGACATGGCGCGCACGATGGTGAACGTCATCGGCAACGGCCTGGCCTCGGTGGTCATCGCGAAATGGGAGCGCGTGTTCGGGCTCGAGCAGGTCGACGAGCACACGCGCGCCGAGCTCGGCGTCGATCCGCCGTGA
- a CDS encoding PstS family phosphate ABC transporter substrate-binding protein, producing MILYACGACTGGDRGDLLAIDGSSTVYPLTEAVAEEFRGTLGARVTIGASGTGGGIKKLCRGEIAIAGASRPIQPDELDACAAAGIAAIELPIAFDGIAVLVHPDAWWIDDITVEELRRMWAPAAQGVVMRWSDVRRGWPDAELHLFGAGVGSGTYDYFTRTIVGSEHASRGDYTASEDDNMLVQGIRHDPHALGFMGFAYWWENRTSLKLIPVDDGIAENGDGAIAPSLESVTLGHYQPLSRPMFLYVSDRAAQVPAVESFVAFYLRSAPMLAGEVGYVPLSAAAYDRVRARFDERRSGSDFVGDDLLRASAALLAAR from the coding sequence ATGATTCTGTACGCCTGCGGTGCCTGCACCGGGGGCGATCGCGGCGACCTGCTGGCGATCGACGGCTCGAGCACGGTCTATCCGCTGACCGAGGCCGTCGCGGAGGAATTCCGCGGCACGCTCGGCGCGCGCGTGACGATCGGAGCATCGGGCACCGGCGGCGGCATCAAGAAGCTGTGCCGCGGCGAGATCGCGATCGCCGGCGCGTCGCGTCCGATCCAACCCGACGAGCTCGACGCGTGCGCGGCCGCGGGCATCGCCGCCATCGAGCTACCGATCGCGTTCGACGGCATCGCGGTGCTGGTCCACCCCGACGCGTGGTGGATCGACGACATCACGGTCGAGGAGCTGCGCCGCATGTGGGCCCCGGCGGCGCAGGGCGTGGTGATGCGCTGGAGCGACGTGCGCAGGGGTTGGCCCGACGCCGAGCTGCACCTGTTCGGTGCCGGCGTGGGCTCCGGCACCTACGACTACTTCACCCGCACGATCGTCGGCAGTGAGCACGCAAGCCGCGGCGACTACACCGCCAGCGAAGACGACAACATGCTGGTCCAGGGCATCCGCCACGATCCCCACGCGCTCGGCTTCATGGGCTTTGCGTACTGGTGGGAGAATCGCACCAGCCTCAAGCTGATCCCGGTCGACGATGGCATCGCCGAGAACGGCGACGGTGCCATCGCGCCGTCGCTGGAGTCGGTCACGCTGGGTCACTACCAGCCGCTCTCGCGCCCGATGTTTCTCTACGTGTCCGACCGCGCCGCGCAGGTCCCCGCGGTCGAGAGCTTCGTCGCGTTCTACCTGCGCAGCGCACCGATGCTCGCGGGGGAGGTCGGCTACGTCCCGCTCTCCGCCGCCGCATACGACCGCGTGCGTGCGCGCTTCGACGAGCGCCGCTCGGGCTCCGATTTCGTCGGCGACGACCTGCTGCGGGCCAGCGCAGCGCTGCTGGCGGCCCGATGA
- the pstC gene encoding phosphate ABC transporter permease subunit PstC gives MNAGRQRARRRPGQPLHERVIERGLLGCALISIATTAAILVVLLGESFAFFREVPLSAFLLDDQWTPLFSQQHFGIWPLVVGTLLTSTIAIAVALPFGLLAAIYLGELARPRVRTVLKPTLELLAGVPTIVYGYFALVVVTPALQQVVPGLAGFNALGAGIVMGVMIIPMITSLGEDAMAAVPRELREGAFALGAGRLACIFRVVLPTALPGITAALLLAVSRAVGETMIVAIAAGQQPRVTLDPRVPVETMTAYIVQVGIGDASSGTLAYRTIFVIGATLFAFTFAANLLSRRLTRRNRARVATGAT, from the coding sequence ATGAACGCCGGGCGGCAGCGGGCACGGCGGCGGCCCGGGCAGCCGCTGCACGAGCGGGTGATCGAGCGAGGCCTGCTGGGCTGCGCGCTGATCTCCATCGCCACGACCGCCGCGATCCTGGTGGTCCTGCTGGGCGAGAGCTTCGCGTTCTTCCGCGAGGTCCCGCTGTCGGCGTTCCTGCTCGACGACCAGTGGACGCCGCTGTTCAGCCAGCAACACTTCGGGATCTGGCCGCTCGTGGTGGGCACGCTGTTGACCTCGACGATTGCGATCGCGGTCGCACTGCCGTTCGGATTGCTGGCGGCGATCTACCTCGGCGAGCTCGCGCGGCCGCGCGTGCGCACGGTGCTCAAGCCCACGCTCGAGCTGCTCGCCGGGGTCCCGACCATCGTGTACGGCTACTTCGCGCTGGTGGTGGTCACACCCGCGCTGCAGCAGGTGGTGCCAGGGCTGGCCGGCTTCAACGCGCTCGGTGCGGGCATCGTGATGGGCGTGATGATCATCCCGATGATCACGTCACTGGGCGAGGACGCGATGGCAGCGGTGCCGAGGGAGCTGCGCGAGGGTGCGTTCGCACTGGGCGCGGGGCGCTTGGCGTGCATCTTTCGCGTGGTGCTGCCCACCGCGCTGCCCGGCATCACCGCGGCGTTGCTGCTGGCGGTATCCCGCGCGGTCGGCGAGACGATGATCGTCGCCATCGCGGCCGGACAGCAACCCCGCGTGACCCTCGATCCACGGGTGCCAGTCGAGACCATGACCGCGTACATCGTGCAGGTCGGGATCGGCGACGCCTCGAGCGGGACCCTGGCGTATCGCACGATCTTCGTGATCGGTGCGACGCTGTTCGCGTTCACGTTCGCGGCCAACCTGCTCAGCCGACGTCTGACGCGACGCAACCGCGCGCGCGTGGCCACGGGGGCGACGTGA
- the pstA gene encoding phosphate ABC transporter permease PstA → MSPTVQRRGPSRLLERGFSLLCLLAAILPVISLAVLLGGVAIAGLERLDWQFLTSYASRHAGSAGILAGAVGSLCLVGATAAIAVPVGLATAIYLEEYGRRGRLARWIELNIANLAGVPSIVYGLLGLELFVRALGMGRSLIAGALTLALLVLPIIILTSREALRAVPSEIREGALALGASRWQAIRRVVLPMALPGVLTGSILAVSRALGEAAPLLLLGAVGYMDFLPDGLQAPFSALPIQIFDWTTRPQPGFTANAAAGILVLMATLLLLNGVAIVLRGRMQRHT, encoded by the coding sequence GTGAGCCCCACGGTGCAGCGACGCGGCCCCAGCCGCCTGCTCGAGCGCGGCTTCTCGCTGCTGTGCCTGCTGGCGGCGATCCTCCCGGTGATCTCACTCGCGGTGCTGCTCGGCGGCGTCGCCATCGCGGGCCTGGAGCGCCTCGACTGGCAGTTCCTCACCAGCTACGCCTCGCGGCACGCAGGCTCGGCGGGCATCCTCGCCGGCGCCGTCGGCAGCCTGTGCCTCGTCGGCGCGACGGCGGCGATCGCCGTGCCGGTGGGCCTCGCGACCGCGATCTATCTCGAGGAGTACGGCCGGCGCGGACGCCTCGCGCGCTGGATCGAGCTCAACATCGCCAACCTCGCGGGCGTACCGTCGATCGTCTACGGCCTGCTCGGCCTGGAGCTGTTCGTGCGCGCGTTGGGCATGGGCCGCAGCCTCATCGCCGGCGCGCTGACGCTGGCGTTGCTGGTGCTGCCGATCATCATCCTCACCTCCCGCGAGGCCCTGCGCGCGGTGCCCTCCGAGATCCGCGAGGGCGCGCTGGCGCTCGGCGCTTCGCGCTGGCAGGCGATCCGACGGGTGGTGCTGCCGATGGCGTTGCCCGGGGTCCTGACCGGCTCGATCCTCGCGGTCTCCCGCGCGCTCGGCGAGGCGGCGCCGCTGCTGCTGCTCGGCGCAGTGGGATACATGGACTTCTTGCCCGACGGCCTGCAAGCGCCCTTCTCGGCGCTGCCGATCCAGATCTTCGACTGGACCACGCGACCGCAGCCGGGCTTCACGGCCAACGCGGCGGCCGGCATCCTGGTGCTGATGGCGACGCTGCTGCTACTCAACGGGGTCGCGATCGTGCTGCGCGGGCGCATGCAGAGGCACACATGA
- the pstB gene encoding phosphate ABC transporter ATP-binding protein: MNERADTAGAPKLTVRGLSAWYGAKQVLRAIDLELAPRQVSAIIGPSGCGKSTLIRCLNRMHELVVGARHEGTVLVDGEDVHADGVDPVLLRRRIGMVFQKPNPFPTMSIRDNVLAGLRLTRTRTRQDRDALIEHALTQAALWEEVRDRLEEPATVLSGGQQQRLCIARALAVEPEVLLLDEPCSALDPIATTRIEDLLNSLRERYTIVLVTHNMQQAARVSRRTAFLLHGELIEVADTDRIFTQPEDRRTEDYITGKFG, from the coding sequence ATGAACGAGCGTGCGGACACGGCCGGCGCGCCGAAGCTGACGGTGCGAGGGCTCTCGGCGTGGTACGGCGCCAAGCAGGTGTTGCGCGCGATCGACCTCGAGCTCGCACCGCGGCAGGTGTCGGCGATCATCGGCCCGTCCGGCTGCGGCAAGTCGACGTTGATCCGCTGCCTCAACCGCATGCACGAGCTGGTGGTCGGCGCCCGTCACGAGGGCACGGTGCTGGTCGACGGCGAGGATGTCCACGCCGATGGTGTGGATCCGGTGCTGCTGCGGCGCCGCATCGGCATGGTGTTCCAGAAGCCGAACCCGTTCCCGACGATGTCGATCCGCGACAACGTGCTCGCCGGTCTGCGGCTCACGCGGACGCGGACGCGCCAGGATCGCGATGCGCTCATCGAGCACGCGCTGACCCAGGCCGCGCTGTGGGAGGAGGTCCGCGATCGTCTCGAGGAGCCGGCCACGGTGCTCTCGGGCGGCCAGCAGCAGCGCCTGTGCATCGCGCGGGCGCTGGCGGTCGAGCCCGAGGTGCTGCTGCTCGACGAGCCGTGCTCGGCGCTCGACCCCATCGCGACCACGCGCATCGAAGACCTGCTGAACTCGCTGCGCGAGCGCTACACCATCGTGCTGGTCACCCACAACATGCAGCAGGCCGCGCGCGTGTCCCGACGCACCGCGTTCCTGCTGCACGGTGAGCTGATCGAGGTCGCCGACACCGACCGCATCTTCACGCAGCCCGAGGACCGCCGGACCGAGGACTACATCACGGGCAAGTTCGGCTAG
- a CDS encoding amino acid permease produces MSAPEDGHRKLSWREGLYLVGPDPLTSPYYSSGALIVAGVGFATPAFQLGLYALLFALAPIYVEAVLLTLSNGGTYVMTRYALSHLGKVAIVAAAIVGVVISFSYVATAIVSLLSYSDYVSSMVDELKGARTLAAIAISTVPAIGFGVWVMPHRIRQTLSTVAVTSLVAISLSAVMPSGVVVMLPPLILLFTLNNYGLRESVKVSKTIFLFNLLVMGVTILLGLIYLVLHGVDLTNFIDGATALRPVHEAHAEIAAAGHMAEGSGRSMFLPGFATLGAALIPVALGSSILGASGVESVMNIPEELENPRADVRRIYRAMLMTLLVIGGSLSILVFMILSPSQLVGASGYLLAELGETVVRGVTGSDTLGRLWNIVIVASAALMLIGATNTGFAGARGLWVTMARDNLLPRALLDVNERGVFDRINLLFFVAIFAVCYEADASTEVLERWYGASFGLVMLSGVVAFILLRRFKASDRRVCRAPFPVKIGGVSVPVAALLGLALLSLALLGLYDRFGDQIRDLRALLVTAAIAVGAILLGYNHRPLLRAGYNYFRRVIESVESDAIETEDRTIVVAVGGVRIGNLLRHTVDIARAQSIASGIPYRQIVVFHMTRTVQREVVYRVKRESIRPAGIDGNVVRVHTELTEIAPDDITVYLALVPNRHTEKDTLHAAMDELVDFHARHGFRGHIVIIGDYGISDQDKQELQERLVGSTLLPVSV; encoded by the coding sequence ATGTCGGCGCCCGAAGACGGTCATCGCAAGCTCAGCTGGCGCGAGGGGCTCTACCTCGTCGGCCCCGACCCGCTGACGTCGCCGTACTACTCGTCCGGCGCGCTCATCGTGGCGGGCGTCGGCTTCGCGACGCCCGCGTTCCAGCTGGGGCTCTACGCACTGCTGTTCGCGCTGGCGCCGATCTACGTCGAGGCCGTGCTGCTGACGCTGTCCAACGGCGGCACCTACGTGATGACCCGCTACGCGCTCAGCCACCTGGGCAAGGTCGCGATCGTCGCCGCCGCGATCGTCGGGGTCGTCATCTCGTTCTCCTACGTCGCGACCGCGATCGTGAGTCTGCTGTCCTACAGCGACTACGTCAGCTCGATGGTCGACGAGCTGAAGGGCGCGCGCACCCTCGCGGCCATCGCAATCTCCACCGTCCCGGCGATCGGCTTCGGCGTGTGGGTGATGCCCCATCGCATCCGCCAGACCCTCAGCACCGTCGCGGTGACGTCCCTGGTCGCGATCTCGCTGTCGGCGGTGATGCCCTCGGGCGTGGTCGTGATGTTGCCGCCGCTCATCCTGTTGTTCACCCTCAACAACTACGGCCTGCGCGAGAGCGTCAAGGTCAGCAAGACCATCTTCCTCTTCAACCTGCTGGTGATGGGCGTGACCATCTTGCTGGGGTTGATCTACCTCGTGTTGCACGGGGTCGACCTGACCAACTTCATCGACGGCGCCACTGCGCTGCGCCCGGTCCACGAGGCCCACGCCGAGATCGCCGCCGCCGGCCACATGGCCGAGGGCAGCGGGCGCTCGATGTTCCTGCCGGGCTTCGCGACGCTCGGGGCGGCGCTCATCCCGGTCGCGCTCGGTTCGTCGATCCTCGGCGCCTCGGGTGTCGAGTCCGTGATGAACATCCCCGAGGAGCTCGAGAACCCACGCGCGGACGTCCGACGCATCTACCGCGCGATGTTGATGACGCTGCTGGTCATCGGTGGCTCGTTGTCGATCCTGGTCTTCATGATCCTCTCGCCCTCGCAGCTGGTCGGCGCGTCGGGCTATCTGCTCGCGGAGCTGGGAGAGACCGTGGTCCGCGGTGTCACCGGCAGTGACACGCTCGGGCGGCTGTGGAACATCGTGATCGTCGCGAGCGCGGCGCTCATGCTCATCGGTGCCACCAACACCGGCTTCGCCGGCGCGCGTGGCCTTTGGGTCACGATGGCGCGCGACAACCTGCTGCCGCGTGCGCTGCTGGACGTCAACGAGCGCGGGGTCTTCGACCGCATCAACCTGCTGTTCTTCGTGGCGATCTTCGCGGTCTGCTACGAAGCCGACGCCTCGACCGAGGTGCTCGAGCGGTGGTACGGCGCCAGCTTCGGCTTGGTGATGCTCTCGGGCGTGGTCGCGTTCATCCTGCTGCGACGCTTCAAGGCCAGCGACCGTCGCGTCTGCCGCGCACCATTCCCCGTCAAGATCGGCGGGGTCTCGGTGCCGGTCGCCGCGCTGCTGGGCCTCGCGCTGCTGTCGCTGGCGCTGCTGGGCCTGTACGACCGCTTCGGCGATCAGATCCGCGACCTGCGGGCGCTGCTGGTGACCGCCGCGATCGCCGTGGGTGCGATCTTGCTCGGCTACAACCATCGGCCGCTGCTGCGCGCGGGCTACAACTACTTTCGGCGTGTGATCGAGTCGGTCGAGAGCGACGCGATCGAGACCGAGGACCGCACCATCGTCGTCGCGGTCGGCGGGGTTCGCATCGGCAACCTCCTGCGACACACTGTCGACATCGCGCGGGCCCAGAGCATCGCCAGCGGCATCCCGTACCGACAGATCGTCGTGTTTCACATGACGCGCACGGTCCAGCGCGAGGTGGTGTATCGAGTGAAGCGCGAGTCCATTCGTCCGGCCGGGATCGACGGCAACGTCGTCCGCGTGCACACCGAGCTGACCGAGATCGCCCCCGACGACATCACCGTGTATCTCGCGCTCGTGCCCAATCGGCACACCGAGAAGGACACCCTGCACGCGGCGATGGACGAGTTGGTCGACTTCCACGCCCGCCACGGCTTCCGCGGGCACATCGTGATCATCGGCGACTACGGCATCAGCGACCAGGACAAGCAGGAGTTGCAGGAGCGACTGGTCGGCTCGACCCTGCTGCCGGTCTCGGTGTAG
- a CDS encoding GAF domain-containing protein yields MGVRAAACFLEAERLAGVLGKMRLASMCSVTSGEAASIAETPELLERLERGLDRLREQFGGRATAPASAPLAPDMEVAQDLRRHVRAHLDLLSQRSLWLRDPKAAIRRVDETAAATLRVHRVSVWLLDDGPLRIRCVDLFERAEGRHSDGLELRATDFPTYFEALATERTIAAHDAKRDPRTACFAENYLEPLQIEAMLDVPIWADGRMRGVVCHEHIGAPRVWNADEETFAYLMASFVGMALELSPTSP; encoded by the coding sequence GTGGGCGTCCGCGCTGCTGCGTGTTTTCTCGAGGCCGAGCGCCTGGCGGGTGTGCTCGGCAAGATGCGTCTGGCGTCGATGTGCTCGGTGACCTCGGGGGAGGCCGCCTCGATCGCCGAGACCCCAGAGCTGCTCGAGCGGCTCGAGCGCGGCCTGGACCGTCTGCGCGAGCAGTTTGGCGGCCGCGCGACGGCCCCGGCCAGTGCGCCGTTGGCCCCCGACATGGAGGTCGCCCAGGATCTGCGCCGGCACGTACGTGCCCACCTCGATCTTCTCAGCCAGCGCTCGCTGTGGCTGCGCGATCCCAAGGCCGCGATCCGGCGCGTCGACGAGACCGCCGCGGCGACGTTGCGGGTGCATCGCGTGAGCGTGTGGTTGCTCGACGACGGCCCGCTGCGGATCCGCTGCGTCGACCTGTTCGAGCGCGCCGAGGGGCGGCACAGCGACGGCCTCGAGCTGCGTGCGACCGACTTTCCCACCTACTTCGAGGCGCTCGCGACCGAGCGGACCATCGCGGCCCACGATGCCAAGCGCGATCCCCGGACCGCGTGCTTCGCCGAGAACTACCTCGAGCCGCTGCAGATCGAGGCCATGCTCGACGTCCCGATCTGGGCTGACGGCCGCATGCGGGGCGTGGTGTGCCACGAGCACATCGGCGCGCCGCGGGTGTGGAACGCCGATGAAGAGACCTTCGCGTACCTCATGGCGAGCTTCGTGGGCATGGCGCTGGAGCTGTCACCGACGTCGCCGTGA
- a CDS encoding protein kinase, translating to MVERTEHWTPTPAHGTAVVARTEITEPAPAAAADATVDPVDPVEVNPRARLPRGLQRIGRYHVLKQLGEGGMGVVYSAFDEELDRRIAVKVLAADISVEFSGRTRLMREAQAMAKVSHPNVVHVYEVGEVQGHIFVAMEFVRGVTLREWLDRGGHGLAERLALLLQAGEGLAAAHASDIVHRDFKPENAMVGDDGRVRVLDFGLARSTGEVGDDEPDVRNTERTLDSFLPDRAGSVLSAQLTRHGSIMGTPAYMSPEQHFGTPTDARSDQFNFCVVLYEALYGERPFSGDNRLALAFAVRQGQIDPPPPRSEVPTKLREIILRGLRADPAERFPTMNALLAALRAATAPPRRRPAWLVASGALFLAAAAAGAAVMLRPQSTEAAPSAVQSLAADARLWASRAHWVYPDVREPEHTALRAVGSLRALEDATDGPGDLEADTLSREFADTLARLGDDYWEADGGRVFARDFYVQALLFDPTIGRARERSGVLAGEIAELRDRAERGGFTPEELAAAAELAELAAPVLASSEQTAPPERLASVMTSVRERAAKRRRERSHVGADAAATIVAAAAAPATPPPAVAQAVEPAVEPTADGELSPTTEVTPDGEPEANPDAKDPKLAREQAKEMVAQAKKLKAQGKREAALRKLFDATRIDRRYAPAFDALRDLHFQVGAYVEAVQYGEKAVKLSPGNGGYLLRLGEAQFKSKDYAAAERSWRAASALGVAQADDRLQALARTGSR from the coding sequence GTGGTCGAACGGACCGAACACTGGACCCCGACGCCCGCGCACGGCACCGCCGTGGTGGCGAGGACGGAGATCACCGAGCCGGCCCCCGCAGCGGCAGCGGACGCGACGGTCGATCCGGTCGATCCGGTCGAGGTCAATCCTCGCGCACGCCTGCCGCGTGGTCTCCAGCGCATCGGTCGCTACCACGTGCTCAAGCAGCTCGGTGAGGGCGGCATGGGCGTGGTCTACTCCGCATTCGACGAGGAGCTCGATCGGCGCATCGCGGTCAAGGTGTTGGCCGCCGACATCTCGGTCGAGTTCTCCGGTCGCACGCGACTGATGCGCGAGGCCCAGGCGATGGCCAAGGTCTCGCACCCCAACGTCGTGCACGTGTACGAGGTCGGCGAGGTCCAGGGTCACATCTTCGTGGCCATGGAGTTCGTGCGCGGTGTGACGCTGCGCGAGTGGCTGGATCGCGGAGGCCACGGCCTCGCGGAGCGCCTCGCGTTGCTGCTTCAGGCCGGCGAGGGGCTGGCCGCCGCCCACGCCAGCGACATCGTCCACCGCGACTTCAAGCCCGAGAACGCGATGGTCGGCGACGACGGCCGCGTGCGCGTGCTCGACTTCGGACTCGCGCGATCCACCGGCGAGGTCGGCGACGACGAGCCCGACGTCCGCAACACCGAGCGCACGCTCGACTCGTTCCTGCCCGATCGCGCCGGCTCGGTGCTCTCGGCCCAGCTGACGCGGCACGGCAGCATCATGGGCACGCCGGCGTACATGTCGCCCGAGCAGCACTTCGGCACCCCGACCGACGCGCGCAGCGATCAGTTCAACTTCTGCGTCGTGCTCTACGAAGCGCTCTACGGCGAGCGCCCCTTCTCGGGCGACAATCGCCTCGCGCTGGCGTTCGCCGTGCGGCAGGGCCAGATCGATCCGCCGCCGCCGCGCAGCGAGGTGCCGACCAAGCTGCGGGAGATCATCCTGCGGGGGCTGCGGGCCGATCCTGCGGAGCGATTCCCGACGATGAACGCACTGCTCGCGGCGTTGCGGGCCGCGACCGCGCCGCCGCGTCGCCGTCCGGCGTGGCTGGTCGCGAGTGGTGCGCTGTTCCTGGCCGCCGCCGCCGCCGGTGCGGCGGTGATGCTGCGTCCGCAGTCGACCGAGGCAGCCCCCAGCGCGGTGCAGAGCCTGGCCGCGGACGCGCGGCTGTGGGCCTCGCGCGCGCACTGGGTCTACCCCGACGTCCGCGAGCCCGAGCACACCGCCCTGCGCGCGGTGGGTTCCCTGCGTGCGCTCGAGGACGCCACCGACGGCCCCGGCGATCTCGAGGCCGACACGCTCAGCCGCGAGTTCGCCGACACCTTGGCGCGCCTGGGCGACGACTATTGGGAGGCCGACGGCGGCCGCGTGTTCGCGCGCGACTTCTACGTGCAAGCCCTGCTGTTCGATCCGACCATCGGTCGTGCGCGCGAGCGCAGCGGCGTGCTCGCGGGCGAGATCGCCGAGCTGCGCGACCGTGCCGAGCGCGGTGGCTTCACCCCCGAGGAGCTCGCCGCCGCGGCCGAGCTCGCCGAGCTCGCAGCACCGGTGTTGGCATCGTCCGAGCAGACCGCCCCACCCGAGCGGCTCGCGAGCGTGATGACGAGCGTGCGGGAGCGCGCCGCGAAGCGCCGACGCGAGCGCTCGCACGTCGGGGCCGACGCCGCGGCGACGATCGTGGCGGCGGCCGCGGCCCCGGCGACGCCGCCCCCCGCGGTCGCGCAGGCCGTCGAGCCCGCGGTCGAGCCGACTGCCGACGGCGAGCTCTCACCGACGACCGAGGTCACGCCCGACGGCGAGCCCGAGGCGAACCCGGACGCCAAGGATCCCAAGCTCGCGCGCGAGCAGGCCAAGGAGATGGTCGCGCAGGCGAAGAAGCTGAAGGCCCAGGGCAAGCGTGAGGCCGCGCTGCGCAAGCTGTTCGACGCGACCCGCATCGATCGACGCTACGCGCCCGCCTTCGACGCGCTGCGCGACCTCCACTTCCAGGTCGGTGCGTACGTCGAGGCGGTGCAGTACGGCGAGAAGGCCGTGAAGCTGTCTCCCGGCAACGGCGGCTATCTCCTGCGCCTCGGCGAGGCGCAGTTCAAGTCGAAGGACTACGCCGCCGCCGAGCGTTCGTGGCGCGCCGCGTCGGCCCTCGGCGTCGCGCAGGCCGACGATCGCCTGCAAGCGCTTGCACGCACGGGGTCACGGTGA